DNA from Triticum urartu cultivar G1812 unplaced genomic scaffold, Tu2.1 TuUngrouped_contig_4349, whole genome shotgun sequence:
GGCCGACAGTAGCGGCAGCCTTGACGCCTTATCCTTCTTGAAGGCTCCGTCGTGGCGTTCCCTCTCCTGTCATCTTGCTCCGGGTGAAAACCTGATCTTCGGGATTGAGCGGTGGCGGCTATCCATGGTCGTACCCTTCTGGGAGGCATCGCTTTTGAGTCCTGGCTTCGTTGTTGTCCAACTCACCTCCCTATTGTGGTTGCTCATGGTGGAGGTCTCCGTCGGCCCGAAGTGGTCTTCGTCGCTCATCTGTAGTTTGCTTGGTGGTCGGTGGGGTGGTGTGTCGGTGCCCGACACCTTTGTATATTGCCTTGGGTGTGTGTTTGTATCGGTCTCTCGGTTGTAATTGGTGATAgttgctttataatataaaggCAGGGAAACCCTTTTTGGTATACATGCCTTGCATGCTATGAAAACTGATTTTGGGTGTCCTTGTTCCTGTCCATATGACGTCCGTACATAATGCTTAAGAGCACCCAGGTGCCGCTTATGCTGTCATTGAACTAAGCGGAGGCACAACGCTCGCTCAACGCCTAGCGCTTAAAAAACCTTCGAAAATTCTCTACACAAACGGAGCTAATGGAAAATTCTACACATCACCACTACAAGATAAATCTCTTCTCACCTTGCAGACCTTCTCTATAGACGCACGAGCACATATAATAGTTGAACGCATGCtgaaagtaattgttcacacccACTAATAGCCTAATTGGCATGCCGTAATGGTTTCTATGGTATGTCATGACATCTCTACAAAATTTGTCCTCACATCGACTTTGTCATCTCCACGCTCAACCTGCTCTTGCCGTACCAAATTCCAAACCCAATCTCCTAGGAGTAGAGGATGTAGAGGTCGTATGCTTCACCCAACGAATCGAGGGCCGTCTCTAATGTCCGGCTCTTGGTATTTCAATTCTCTTACCCAAACCCCTGATCGACCTCTTGAGTAATCCGACTCTGTTGGCACATTTCACACAATCACATGGAGCAGACCTAATACGTCAGCTTGTATCCAACATGCTTCAATTCTGGATACTAATTTTCTCCGAAGGAAACAGTGCACACATGTTTTTAACTTTCAGTCCAGCTAACACATCAAAAATGAACTGCATATTTACCATTGCTAGAACAAAGAAAATGTCTCTTGATCTTGGAATGGATTTTTCATTTGCATGTAACGTGCACATTGTTTTATTTCTACTTTGCTATGCCAATCGCCAAATGAATCGAAGATATACTGATTTTTTTTGCGGGGGAATCGAACATATACTAATATCACCGCTAAAGGACCGAAGATACTTCTGAATTAATATGAGCTACGTTTTAATCTGAAATCACATACAAAAATAATGACTAGACACTTGTAAAAACAGGCTGCCATTGACTGAAGATAGGGAGCAGTACTTGACTGAATGCCTGGCGAGCTACAAATAGAGTAGTTACAACTTCCAAGTACTCGATTATCACTTTTCCGGGCGATTGCCCAGATTCACTATGAATTCCAGTGCTCAGATTCACagcttcttcttcctcctacTATGTGCTATTCGTTTGCTCCATCAATCTAATCCAGCTCAGTTTCCGGGCCATTGGTTATATTTGTGTGATACTGTACCATGGACGGTCCAAGTGCAAGGGGCTGCCGGCCTAACATCGCTACAGGCTCTCATAGAGTTATTGGTCCACAGGACGCCTCCGCATACATACATCTTATCTCTACTATTCATTATTGCTGGGACGTAGCCAGGTAAAATACAAGAGATGCAACGCCGAAGACGGCACAACCCTTACATCGCCAAGGATGGCACGACCCAAAGAACACGTCAACACCACAACCCTTTTATGATGTTGTTTAGGAATTTTAAGTGATGGTGATTCGCTTTGACCTTTGAGGCAATAATTGTTCTTGTGTGGATAACAAACATTTTTTTTAGGAATCTTAAACATGGTATGGAATGAGATAGCCGAGACAACATGGAATGGAATGAAAGAAAGAATAAAGCAGCCAGAGAAATGATTGAACCAAGATGCATATGGCTAATCGAGTTATTTCATACCGTATGAGCACGGATACGGTCTGACACTTTATTTCCTCCAAGATCATAGACATATATTGAACAATCATTGTTCCCAACAACTACTTCTCTACCATCTTTCGAAAATTTCACAGAGAATATCCCGAAAGAGTATTCATCGTTATCACAGAATTTCAAACCATCGTGAATTTCctgcagaaaaagaaaaaaatttaAAACATGGATTACGTGCACATCACTTACATTTTATAAGTACGGCATGACCACATGAGCATGCAGTCATAGTTTCAGAGTGTAGAGCATACAGTAACATTAGCATCCGATTCCCTTCCAGCATTCTGCACATTCACAATGTGAACAATAGGCGACAAACTGGAATAGGCCTGTGAAGGATCGAACGACTTGAGTGAAAAATGAATAGGAAAGCATATAAACGAGCATGAAATAACCAGAATACAACTTGATTAGTCAGCAAACAACTGCATAAAAAAACCTAGAAAGTACACCTCAAGGAAAAATATTCCAGATAAAAAGTGAGTGTTGTGTATAAATTTGATTTAACTTTCAACTTAAAATGGTAATGTAAAGTAGCAAACCTTGAAATGACCGATTGAGTAAATGCTATTAAAAAGCAATAGACATCGTTTGACATCGTGGTGGCTTTTCAAAAGCCTTGTTTTAGGGGATTAACTTTTATTCCCGCAAAAGAAAGGGGATTAACTTTTATTTTTGGATACAGTATGTCTTCAAAGCATTATTTCAAAGTACATAGCGAAGTATTGAATATGTATAGCAATTGGCCAAATTTATGCCTAATTTAATGCGACCATCTCCATGCAATTAACATTGGTACAGATACCGGTGTGCTGCACACCCGAGAGCCGAACGTCTGTGTCTGAATCCAAATGCACCACAAAAATATCTTAAGGGAAAAAACTATTGACCTAACAAAAAACTATTGGACATGGGCTGTTGCGTTCAAACTAAACTCTAAGAGTTGTAGTCTTGCCATAAGTGTTGGATGTAATGGCCTAGTCTTAGGCTTGTAAAAAATGATCGACGCATTGAAACGCAAGCTTCGCGTTTTCTTGAAAAAAAGTGCAGACAAATGCCAGTACTATAAATGATCTGTTTTCCACAACCAAGTAATGCAATCAGTGCTTCAATCTTTAACTATTCATTTTATCTATGTCCAAGAATTATCGAGAAAAATAATGGTTGATCCAACCCAAGGGAGAGAATATGGAAGCAAAACAGACTTACAAGATATCGCTGGTCAGGGGAGAGAGCAATATCTGAAACCGTCCACCTCATACTTCTGCAGCTTATGTTCTTATGAACCTTCCACCCTTTATCGACATCGTAAACTCTGATGCGGCTTCCCTTATCATCAAATTTAGGAATGTAGAGAAATATTAGCCACACTTGCGGCACAACTTATCTGTTCGCAGGTTTCCATATGGGTCATCtaaagaagaagaggaagcaaAATCACCTACCCTAAACCCGGCAACGAGCAAGGAGCCATCGCTGGAGAACTGCGAGACATAGGCCTCGCTATCCATGTCTTCGACGCACCACGGCCCTTCCGACGGGAGGTGCTTCCCGGTGGCGTAGGCGCGGTCGGCCGAACAGAACCCGCCGCCCCCGGAGCGGCCGGACTCCCTCGACGACACCATCTCGAAAGCCGAGAGGCCCCTCTTCCGCTTGGCGCCATGGATGGCGGCGCGGGTGCCGGGGCACGGCTCCGACCGGACCCGGGTGAGGTGGGACACCTCCTCCTCGATGGTGAACGGCTCGGGCTCGCGCTCCCCCTCCTTTGCCCGCCGCCGTCCCCGCAGTCTCCCTGCCGCCGCCATTGCCCCACTCACCAAAGGGCACACGAACTGCTCCTCAACACCGGCTTTGGCAGGATTCGCGCTCGCTGTTGCATCAAACGTCCATGGAGCGGATCAATTCAGGGACAAAATTCGGATATCAGCGTGATTACGGAACACGAAGCAGGCAGGGTTTTGTTCAACCCCGGACCTTCCGCCGCTCGAAATTACGACGGGATGATGGgtaaaaaaaatctaaaaaaacaCGGAGCGGATCCTGCTCGTCCGATTGCGTCGGCGGAGCGCGAAATCGAAGCGGGAGGCCGGAGAGGCAGTACCTGGATTCGATTTCGCGGAGTGGCCGGCGAAGGAAGAACGGTGGGGGGAgtggggaggggagggggaggggacTAGACTGTGGTGAATGGGATGGGATCGGGTTGGGATTGCGGAGAAGGGGAGGGGCGTCTCTGCAAAATACGGGTCCCGCAGTCTCGTCCCGCTCTCCCTGGCGCGTGGGCCCGGCGCGTTGAGGGAGTGCGCTGACGTGTACGTGCGCGCTCCGCGGGACGAGGGCGAGGATGAGGAGGTGGACGCGTGGCCGTCGTGGGGTCGCGCCACTGACGTGGCCCGCGGGTTGGGCCGAGAGGTGGGACTGAAAACGTAGGCCCGCAGAGTGCGTATTGCCGCCCTGAAAGCGGAGACTGGGAATACGCCTCTATAGCTTCAGTTCAGCGATGGCGGCTTGACGGGAGGTGGTTTTGGTCCCAAGTTTTTTAGATCCGACGGCGAGGCACAACCCCGCATCTCCCCCGCCGGCGACCATCAGGGTCGGCCAACCGCGCCGTCCCGCCCCGCGGCCCCATTCCGCCGTAGAtcctcgccgcccgcgcctcTATGACCGTCCCCGGTTCGCCGGTTTCTCCCGGTGCAAGCAAGATGAGCAGCGTGCCGTGGAAGCGGCTGGAGCTCGCCGCGCTGTGCGCCTACGCGGTGGTGTTCTACAGCGCCATGGTCCAGAGGTCGCTTCGCCTCGCCCGCGGTACCAGCCATTCCCACCCCCCTCCGCCTACTCTTCCGTTGACACCATCTCAGTGCTGCCCGCCATCACATCGCATTCTTCTCTCTTGACGCGCAGATTACTCCGGGAAACTCTACGGCCTAAGAGCTGGATCAATCCCCGGCCGTCTGAACGTGTGTAAATTCGCGCCTTCACTCTTTCAGTTCACCTCAAGGATTAACAAGAGCCACCCGGTATGATTTCCTCGTGTGGATGTCGCAGGACTCGTCTGACGCGCAATGGAGAAACTTCCGTGGGAACTTACCTATTCTCACCGTTGTAATGGCTGCATTTCTGATCGTGGCGAACGGGCTGCGATACGGCTGTAGCTTGAAGGGCAGAGGGGCCTCGTTGGTCTGGCTTATATTGTCCCTGATCTATCTATGCTACCTACATGGTGCTTGGTAGGCGACCGACCGATCCTAGTTTTatgccccttctctctctctttttttttaaataaacgTGCTAACTTGTTTACTTATGTGACAGTGTTGGCTTCATTCTTGTAATAGCAGGGGTTAATTACGCCATAGTCAAGGTCGGTGCTGACATTTTTTTATCAAAGCTATTGTTCTGACATTTTTTCAGTTGTCTAAATTTTTCTCGTCTGTTGTCTGTGTAAGCATATAAAGATACTTTTAGGAAACGAATAATGGAAGGACATGGTAGGCTAATTGGTTCACTAGCTGAAACTCTTGTTCTGAATCATCATCAGTTAAAAGCAACCATTTGTTTCTAGTGGCTCAAGTTCTTCTAGAAACTTTGTCTAGGCACAATACTTGTTTGGTTGGTCCGCTGATGTGTGCATTTAAGTGCAAGCCTGCTGTCTTTATTATTCATGTTCCATTCACGAATGCAAACCTGTTAACCATAACAATTACTCCATTTAAGAATCGAGTAGTTGACATAGTGAACATGGTGAAGAAAGCCAAGCTTACACCTGATCTGCTATGTGAGTCTACATCATCTACCAGCAAGTGGCACCATCAGTTGAACTCGATCATGTAGGCTGCAGTGACCAAATTGATTTCTTCTTTCTACAGGTATAGGTTTGGTTAATGGTTATTTGATGAATCTACTAATTGCTAAGCTAAGAGAATGGTCAAAACAAACAAAGAAACACCATTTATCATTTACTTTGTGAAGCATCAGCACATTTGGTCTCCTGATATGAATCAAATTAGCATCTGTTGTTGATCACAATCTTTTGTTTGTAGTTATTTGCTCGATATAAATATTGCACTGGCATCATATGGAGCTTCAACTTAGCTATGCTTACACTTAACCGGGTCTACGAAGGCTATTCATTCTCATTGTTCGGGTGAGTTTTTAATGTTGCTGTATTGCTTCTTGCACTTTCCCTTAGTAAGATTCCTTTTCATTTAGGTTCtgatgatatttatgttcatatAAATAGGCAACAACTGGCTTTCCTTGATAACTATCGGGGTACATTTCGATGGCACATATGCTTCAATTTTGGTACGATTTCCATGTCGTGTTTGTTACTTGGTTTGACTCTGATTGAAAAAGTGTTGACAAATTTTGCTGTTGATGCTTACTGTATGGAAATGTAGGGTTACTCTCACTTGAAATGGTAGTTAGGAGGTTTTGAAAGGCTTAAATTCTGGAGCGTTGTTTGTGTTGAATACTTGAATTGCAAAACTAGACTTATAAGCAGTTCATGTAGATCTCATCTAGAGACCATGAGTTATTACCACATGAACTGTGTTAAATTATATTTTTCAGTTGGTAGgaacagattcctcagatctcaGAGTTTCGAACCGATGAGGCAGTAAACTTAAGCTATCGAATTACATGGCTACTTTCCTCCCCTGTATCAAGTCAATGAACACCGTTTCGTTATGGTTGCTTTTGTGGGATCAAGTGTCATAGAACTTGACTACCTCATATAGAAAACTGTCCTGCTGTGTAGGTTTGATCTGGCTATCACAACAGTTACTTCATATATATAGTTCATCATACTGTTTATGCATCATATTTTGTGCCTTTTGTGTTTCTTCTAATTTGTCTGGATTGTTGACATATGCCGTTATCATCAAATTTGTTGTTTTGATGCCCTTCTCCATTTCATGTGACAGTTGTATTACGGATGATTAGCTTTGGATGTGATTACTGCTGGACACTTAGTTCGTCTCACTTTGATCACAAGGTACTATGTACCCTGATAACTTAGCTTTTTGTCCTATGTTATGCATATTAAGTTTTGTATCCATGAGATGCTTTAAAATACACAGATAGCTAGAAACAGGGTTTTTCTAATTTTCACACATTTATTAAGTAGTTTGGATTTGAAATCAAGCTAATCTCGTGAACACGTGGATGTACATCCAAATTCAGATGTGAATTCTAGTCCAAGAAGTATTTGTGGTGTTTTCAACTACTCAAATTCGAACTTAAATTGCCAACATTAACTCTCTAAAAAAATTCGACTCAATTTACTTCTATGAAAATGACAAGAAAGATCCTTCATTTTGTTTTTGACCATACATTGGACATATTTATATCCCTGTCATAGCATCATCTTCCATTTGCACAGCACAGTATCTTGTCTTGTCACATACTGGACTGTGCTGACATGAGTACTCTTGGTACAGAAACACATGCAGAAATGTGAAGTTTGTTATTCCGGCAAGACATGCTACTTTGCTTTGCAGGTACTTCATTATTCCAGTTTATTCGTACCAGTTAAGTTAGAATGTGTATTATCCAGGTGATGTGTAGTATGGCAGTGATAAAAGAGAGACCCACTGTTAGTTTAGATTGTACTTCTTGAGTTTGTCTACAGATTAGGTGTTGACCCATGGAAGAATGGAACTGGGAATTTTATTTAGAGATGTTGGTAATTTCCAAGCATAAATGAATGGTCGATGTCCTGTTGGCCTGAGATTTACCTGTTATTTTCTATAGGCAGATGCATATAAAGCAGGTCTCAATATTACTATTCCCTTTTCTCCTTTTTGCACATCATGGCATTACGGAATTTCAAGCCTCGGTCAATATATTAAACATGTCTTTATCTCAGATTGAGTTAATATTCATTCTTTGTGTCTGGTGATAAGATATTACATTGTTCTTGGCAGGAGAAAGGACTCAGCGTTGACAAATACACATTCCTAACATATTTATGCTACCTAACATATGCTCCACTCTATATTGCTGGACCTGTTGTAAGCTACAACGCATTTGCAGCTCAGGTTAGTCTTTTATCCAGGTAGTTTTCTGTTGTAGCTGATTTGTCTTATTTAAATTTCGAAAGCTGAAAACAACAACTTGAATGATTTTTGGTTATGGATTATGATTTACGAAAGGATTTTTTCACATTACTTGATTCTTAGGCTACATAATCGaaacaatacataaataatttgCAACATTCCGAATGAAACATCTATGAGTCTTAGTAGCTTGAAAAAGGAATGGTAGGTCTTCGGTTCATGTATGGCATCGACCATACATAACACTAACTGATTTCAATTTCGAATTGTACTTGGTGACTTTAAAAACTGTCTTGCAGTAGTCCATAGAAGATTTGATCTGTGTGTTCAAGCAGTGGCTTTACTCTTTGGTGCCACAGAGATCCCCCAGTTACATATTACTAACCGGTTGTTTATGTAGCGACCTTGCAGTTAGATGTACCTCAGAAAAATTATTCAGTTGGGCAGATATGTTGTTATGGACTAAGGTGGATCCTAAATTTCCTTCTAATCGAAGTCATGACACACTTTTTCCATTACAACGCGTTTGTAGTCAGGTACTTCTGTTTATACATTACGATAATCCTTTATTATGATTATCATGATACCCATTCTGAATTTTGAATTAAATACTCTGATGGCAGCCGATTATGGCGGCAGTTGACACCGTTTGAGATCTTCATCATTAGTTATGGGGTAAGATTATACACATTGCAGTTGATATTCATCGGTAGTCACTTAGGGTGAGCGTGTGGCAGTTGATATTCTCACTTGTGCTTATTATTTCTGTTTCAAGCGAAATTCTTATTAATTAAGTGACCTGCATGTAAGTTTTCCATTTCCACTAAAAAGTAAAGAAGTTTCCATTTGCCACTAACCTGTGAATGTTCATGGCAGTGAGGCAAGTGTGATTTTTCTGGGCTCAAGCCCAGTTTTTCAACTTGCAGGCTCAGCCAGATGCCTGGAAAAGCCCAGCAAATTATAACAATAATTTAGATAATGTTTGTTAACTTTATTCAGAAAAAAAGATTTTTGGGTTTGGGCCTGCCTTTTTAGGCTTGTCATCCTTGACACGGCCTTGCTTTTCTAGGCTGGGCCTCTCTAGGCCCTTGCTGGAACCTGCATCAGAGCTTGAACGGGTGTAATCTGAACAGGTTTAGGGCGCGATCGGATCATCGTTTCATGGACGATTACAGGCGTAAAACATCCAGGTCGAAAATTAATACGCACTTCTCGGAGTCAGCCGCTTGGTTGGTTGTCTAGATCCTTAAAAGGGGGCCTTTTTTGCCTTACACCTGGAAAAAGAATACACACCTCCCGCACTCCGTTTCCTTTCCACCCGGATTTTGCGGGTACCCAGTTTAATGCGGATGGAAGAGGTTACGGGTGGAAAATAAATACGGTGGAGAAACAATGAACCAAGCGCGGCCTTAACTGTAACAACATTGCATTTTCATAGGTTTTTGCATGGGTTGTGATGCACTAGACTACCACATTAGTCACTTCTACTATTTCtgttgtctcttttgttagctaACACACTGGAGCTCCTATGCAGGTGTTGTTCTTTATGTGGTTAAAATTCTTCCTTATTTGGCGCTACTTCAGGTTCTGGTCACTGGTAATACAACATTGAAATTCTGTACTCAATATGCACCATCAGTTCGTTTTGCAGCACTGCATACTTCCTCTTGAAGTGATAACTCTCAGTTTGTTGTATTTTGTGCTAAACTGACTTCACTATGTCCTTTTTGCTGGACAAATGTTCTTGTTTGTGCTGAAATTCAAGTGAACCTAAACAGACAAGGATTTAACCTTAGCATTTTATTACAGGTAGGAGGAGTTGAGACACCTGAAAACATGCCTAGGTGCATAAATAATTGTCCTGACCTGGAGAGTTTCTGGAAAAGCTGGCATGCTTCCTTTAACAGATGGCTGGTCAGGTCTGTGTAGAAGTAGCCAGCTTAAGTATCATGGTACCATGCTAGCAAATTTTCCCGTCTAGTTTACTGTTATTCATAGCATCACTGCACTTTGATGTATATACATATTGTAATGGGATGGGATGTATATAATGATTAACAAATCTTTCCTACTACTTGAATAAAAAGTGCATGAAGTTCAGATATAGTTAATCCCATGGCCCATGCATGGAGCTCTAGAGTTGGTATATGTCTATACAGAGGTGCATTTGCAGTCAATACACAGGCATTGATTAATCCCAGAGTGTAAGTTTCATTATCCATCTCTTGTTGCAGGTACGTTTACATACCTCTTGGTGGGTCTCGAAGAAAACTAATTAGTGTCTGGATTGTATTCACATTCGTAGCAGTCTGGCATGACCTGGAATGGTACCTTTCAAACTATCTCCTTAAGTCTTGTAAACATCCAAGTTGCGAACAAACTTGTGTAACTTACATTGACCATTTGGTTGCTTTCTCTTAAACAGGAAACTTATTTCATGGGCATGGTTAACATGCTTATTTTTTGTCCCTGAAATAGTGATCAAGTCTTTTTCCAACAACTTCCAGGTAATCTCCGAAGGTTATTATTGGCCGCCCTTGCAGTTTATCTGCTTGTTATCAAGTTTCAGATTTTCTGACCCGCTTGCCTGGTGACTAAATTTAGGTTACTGTATCAACTTACTTTTTTTGTTTGGAGAAAGTTGGACACTCTTTAAATCTGAAGTTAAGAAAGACATACAAATTGAATGTCCAAACAACAAAGCTAACATGATGTCTAGGTATCTGCAGTACCACAACAATGTGTGGTCTTGTTCCTTTTATGCTTGATGTTTCAAGTCTATATGTTTGTTCTCTCCTGCACGCATATATCTTTTAGCATTCTTTCTAGACGCTTCAATTTTTCATTGTTAGCAAGTAATACTTCCAAAATAACATTTCCTGCAGGCAAAAAGTACCCTTGGGCGGTTCATTCATCGTGAATTATGTGTAATTGCTGGTGCTGTGACAGTCAGCTCCCTTATGGTACTTCCGTCTTTATATTTGAGTGTTAATTAGTCATGATTTTCTGCACAATCTTGAGACATGGAGAGATTATGAGCTACACACTAGATTAGTCAGCTAGGAGTACTACTTACCTTCTTGGTTGTAAGCAAACTGCTGGTCCTGACATGTCCAATGCTTGTAGGTGGCAAACCTTGTTGGCTACGTTGTAGGGCCGTCAGGCATTAAGGTTCTGATGTCGCGGATGCTCCACAAGGATGGTGAGTTATATGTTCACATCCATTACTTGTAATACAGTTTCGTTGGTGAAATGTACACAAACTATGTAGCTAATACATGACTCCGTTTCTGCAGCCCTTCCTGCACTTGGCATCATATTCTCTACTTTCTATGTGGGCGTCAAGGTGATTATTTGCTAATAAATTCTTTTGAACCCACATAAATGGATCTTCTCATTGTTTGTTAATCTTATTTGCAGCTTATCTTCCATATACGGGACGCTAGAAAGACTTAACGGGTGACAAAACAACTAGGCGGGTTTGACTGTGAACTCGGTGACATTGCAGGCATCGTGATAACATAGCAGGCTTCCACCACTGCTTTGTTGGCTTTGTTTGACACAAGCAAAAAGCTCATGTAGGCATTGATCTGGGATTCCTTTGTTGTAGGTTAGGGC
Protein-coding regions in this window:
- the LOC125527693 gene encoding LEC14B protein-like; the protein is MAAAGRLRGRRRAKEGEREPEPFTIEEEVSHLTRVRSEPCPGTRAAIHGAKRKRGLSAFEMVSSRESGRSGGGGFCSADRAYATGKHLPSEGPWCVEDMDSEAYVSQFSSDGSLLVAGFRGSRIRVYDVDKGWKVHKNISCRSMRWTVSDIALSPDQRYLAYSSLSPIVHIVNVQNAGRESDANVTEIHDGLKFCDNDEYSFGIFSVKFSKDGREVVVGNNDCSIYVYDLGGNKVSDRIRAHTSDVNTVTFADESGNLLYSGSDDNLCKVWDRRCLVREKPAGVLTGHLDGITCIDSRGDGRYLISNCKDQTIKLWDIRKMSATVKGRQPRLYDWDYRWMSFPSDARYYKHPNDLSLATYRGHSVLRTLIRCYFSPMHSTGQRYIYTGSSDDSVHIYDVVTGATVKKLSWHGSIIRDCTWHPYRPTLVSSSWDGYLARWEASGNNEDPSVLTCDEQRTSPYDQTYGLSFAL
- the LOC125527692 gene encoding membrane-bound O-acyltransferase gup1-like, whose product is MTVPGSPVSPGASKMSSVPWKRLELAALCAYAVVFYSAMVQRSLRLARDYSGKLYGLRAGSIPGRLNDSSDAQWRNFRGNLPILTVVMAAFLIVANGLRYGCSLKGRGASLVWLILSLIYLCYLHGACVGFILVIAGVNYAIVKLFARYKYCTGIIWSFNLAMLTLNRVYEGYSFSLFGQQLAFLDNYRGTFRWHICFNFVVLRMISFGCDYCWTLSSSHFDHKKHMQKCEVCYSGKTCYFALQEKGLSVDKYTFLTYLCYLTYAPLYIAGPVVSYNAFAAQLDVPQKNYSVGQICCYGLRWILNFLLIEVMTHFFHYNAFVVSRLWRQLTPFEIFIISYGVLFFMWLKFFLIWRYFRFWSLVGGVETPENMPRCINNCPDLESFWKSWHASFNRWLVRYVYIPLGGSRRKLISVWIVFTFVAVWHDLEWKLISWAWLTCLFFVPEIVIKSFSNNFQAKSTLGRFIHRELCVIAGAVTVSSLMVANLVGYVVGPSGIKVLMSRMLHKDALPALGIIFSTFYVGVKLIFHIRDARKT